A genomic stretch from Telmatocola sphagniphila includes:
- the pdxH gene encoding pyridoxamine 5'-phosphate oxidase, giving the protein MTIADLRKEYQRGGLLESEADVDPINQFLKWLHQAVDAHHPEATAMTLATVSPEGRPAARILLLKECNHKGFVFFTNYCSRKGNELDHNPFAAMVFYWVELERQVRIEGRVVKTSEEESERYFHSRPVGSRLGAWISEQSSVIAGRDVLEKKEAELKARFGDNIPKPPHWGGYRLVPDAFEFWQGRPSRLHDRLRYRLENGVWIRERLAP; this is encoded by the coding sequence ATGACAATTGCTGATTTACGCAAGGAATATCAACGAGGCGGATTGCTGGAATCGGAAGCCGATGTCGATCCGATCAATCAGTTTTTGAAATGGCTGCATCAGGCGGTCGATGCACACCATCCGGAAGCGACGGCCATGACCCTGGCCACGGTATCCCCGGAAGGCCGCCCGGCCGCCCGGATACTTCTTTTGAAGGAATGCAATCACAAAGGATTCGTCTTTTTCACGAACTACTGCAGTCGTAAGGGTAATGAACTCGATCACAACCCCTTCGCGGCCATGGTCTTCTACTGGGTCGAACTGGAAAGACAGGTACGCATTGAAGGGCGAGTCGTCAAAACCAGCGAAGAGGAATCGGAGCGATATTTCCATTCCCGGCCCGTCGGTAGCCGGTTGGGGGCTTGGATCTCGGAACAAAGCTCGGTCATTGCCGGTCGCGATGTGCTGGAAAAGAAGGAAGCCGAATTGAAGGCCCGGTTCGGCGATAATATCCCCAAGCCGCCACACTGGGGTGGCTATCGGCTGGTACCGGATGCCTTCGAATTCTGGCAGGGGCGACCCAGCCGTCTGCACGACCGATTGAGGTATCGTCTGGAAAATGGCGTCTGGATTCGGGAACGACTTGCTCCCTAA
- a CDS encoding isochorismatase family protein, which yields MLRILLFLFCPTAAFAEEIPVELRTRVAPFKNQTTTKEVLVSEKLDPSKTLIVICDMWDKHWCDKATERCGALAAKMEPVLQAARKKGITIVHAPSDCMAYYKDSPARKRMLDLPKTKIPVSVNLPDPPCPVDDRDGGCDDPNPVKPYIAWKRQHPALTVDEAKDYVSADGSEVYALMQAKNIDTLLMMGVHTNMCVLNRSFAIKSMTRSGKKCILVRDLTDAMYSPKSSPFVSHEDGTERIIQFIEQNWCPTMLSKDLK from the coding sequence ATGCTGCGAATCCTACTCTTTCTATTCTGCCCAACGGCTGCTTTTGCTGAAGAGATTCCTGTCGAGTTGCGTACTCGAGTCGCTCCCTTCAAAAATCAAACCACGACGAAAGAAGTTCTGGTATCAGAGAAGCTGGATCCTTCGAAAACTCTGATCGTCATTTGCGACATGTGGGATAAACACTGGTGCGATAAAGCGACGGAACGATGCGGCGCCCTGGCCGCGAAGATGGAACCGGTTTTACAGGCGGCCCGAAAAAAAGGCATCACCATCGTGCATGCCCCGTCAGACTGCATGGCCTACTACAAGGATTCCCCGGCCCGCAAGCGAATGCTGGATCTGCCGAAGACGAAGATACCGGTCAGTGTGAATCTCCCCGACCCGCCTTGTCCCGTCGACGATCGAGATGGCGGCTGCGACGATCCCAATCCGGTGAAGCCCTATATCGCCTGGAAGCGTCAGCATCCCGCACTGACGGTAGACGAGGCGAAAGATTACGTATCCGCCGATGGGAGCGAGGTCTACGCTCTGATGCAGGCGAAGAATATCGACACGCTTCTAATGATGGGCGTTCACACTAATATGTGTGTGCTTAATCGTTCCTTTGCTATCAAATCGATGACCCGTTCCGGGAAAAAATGCATTCTGGTGCGCGATCTCACCGACGCGATGTACAGCCCAAAAAGCAGTCCTTTCGTTTCGCACGAGGATGGTACAGAGCGTATCATCCAATTCATCGAACAGAACTGGTGCCCGACGATGCTGAGTAAGGATTTGAAATAG
- the serA gene encoding phosphoglycerate dehydrogenase: protein MPKVLLCDKLEGQGLEILKSGGLEIDNRPGLKGDELQAALRNADGAILRSGTKITAELLENPGKLRAIVRAGVGVDNIDVAAATRKGIVVMNTPGGNTVSAAEQTIALLMSLVRPIPAAHASMKAGKWERNKFVGTQLAGKLIGIIGLGRIGREVAKRCQGLDMKIVGYDPFLSSDRAKELGITAVANIDQMLPMVQFLTIHTPLNDETKSLIGARELALLPKGARVLNVARGGIIDERALSEALQSGHIAGAGLDVFTEEPPPADNPILSAPNTVLTPHLGASTVEAQEAVGVEASQLLVDFLNKGIVQFAVNMAAVNRAELEEIRQYVDLARRLGLLQAQMANGAIQKAELVFKGDLARKNTKLLTAAFAAGLLESYLEGGANIVNAVLLASERGIEIVESSNPSKGDFANLLQTTVHTSEGKSNMASGTLFGNQYLRLVQWNEWRLEAFLDGILFAFTHRDVPGLIGFVGSIFGNNNVNIASMILGRMTPGGEAVAFLNLDSTPPEAALKAVKAHEKIQTMNVIKLPPAGQMPAWFG from the coding sequence ATGCCGAAAGTTCTGCTCTGTGACAAGTTGGAAGGCCAAGGACTTGAGATTTTAAAATCGGGTGGCCTGGAAATCGACAACCGACCCGGTCTGAAAGGGGACGAGCTTCAGGCGGCGCTGCGCAATGCCGATGGTGCTATCCTGCGCTCGGGAACCAAAATTACCGCCGAATTACTGGAGAACCCAGGTAAGCTTCGAGCGATCGTTCGAGCCGGGGTGGGCGTCGATAATATCGACGTCGCCGCCGCGACTCGAAAGGGCATCGTGGTGATGAACACGCCCGGCGGAAACACCGTTTCTGCCGCTGAGCAGACTATTGCTCTTTTGATGAGTCTGGTCCGTCCGATACCCGCGGCTCATGCCAGCATGAAAGCAGGTAAGTGGGAGCGAAATAAGTTCGTCGGCACCCAACTGGCCGGGAAATTGATCGGTATCATCGGTCTGGGTCGTATCGGCCGGGAAGTGGCCAAGCGCTGTCAGGGCTTGGATATGAAAATCGTCGGCTACGATCCGTTTCTATCATCGGATCGAGCCAAGGAACTCGGCATCACGGCGGTGGCGAATATCGATCAGATGCTACCCATGGTGCAGTTTCTGACCATTCACACGCCACTGAACGACGAGACGAAGAGTCTGATTGGTGCCCGGGAGTTGGCCCTGCTTCCCAAAGGGGCGCGGGTGTTGAACGTGGCTCGTGGTGGAATTATCGACGAACGGGCTTTGAGCGAAGCTTTGCAAAGCGGACACATTGCCGGGGCAGGTCTCGATGTGTTTACAGAAGAGCCACCTCCCGCGGATAATCCGATATTGTCTGCTCCAAACACGGTTTTGACTCCCCACCTCGGCGCTTCCACCGTTGAAGCTCAGGAGGCGGTCGGTGTCGAGGCCTCGCAGTTGCTGGTGGATTTTCTGAATAAAGGGATCGTCCAATTTGCCGTGAATATGGCTGCAGTGAATCGAGCGGAACTCGAAGAGATCCGGCAGTACGTCGACCTGGCCCGGCGTCTCGGTTTGCTGCAGGCTCAGATGGCTAACGGGGCGATTCAGAAAGCCGAACTGGTTTTTAAAGGGGATCTGGCCCGAAAGAATACCAAGTTGCTCACGGCGGCTTTCGCGGCCGGTTTGTTGGAATCTTATCTCGAAGGTGGGGCTAACATCGTTAATGCGGTGCTGCTGGCCAGCGAGCGCGGCATCGAAATTGTGGAATCCTCCAATCCGTCCAAAGGGGATTTCGCTAACCTCTTACAGACTACCGTTCACACTTCCGAGGGCAAATCGAACATGGCCAGCGGAACTCTGTTTGGCAACCAGTACCTGCGTCTGGTGCAGTGGAATGAATGGCGCCTGGAGGCCTTCCTCGATGGCATACTCTTTGCCTTCACGCATCGCGATGTGCCCGGCCTGATCGGGTTTGTCGGTAGCATCTTCGGAAATAACAATGTGAATATTGCCTCTATGATTCTGGGTCGAATGACCCCCGGCGGCGAAGCGGTAGCGTTCTTGAATCTGGACAGCACACCTCCTGAAGCGGCTTTAAAGGCCGTGAAGGCTCACGAGAAAATTCAGACTATGAATGTCATCAAGTTGCCTCCGGCCGGGCAGATGCCCGCCTGGTTCGGTTGA
- a CDS encoding pyridoxal-phosphate-dependent aminotransferase family protein has translation MKPRLFTPGPTPVPEETLLELAKPVTYHRTAEQKAALNEVMEDLKYVFQTKNPVIVLTSSGTGGMEAAVSNVLAPGQKAILLTAGRWGERWRGVLKAFGANLVIVEQPYGSAVDPQLLKEALEKNPDTVAVYATLSETSTGVGHDIEAYGKIVAGTKALLCVDSISGLGAMVCKTDEWQIDINVSGSQKALMMPPGLAYVSVSDKAWKVIESNTATRSFYFDLKRYKAKIAENDTPFTPANTLIKAQRLSLKRIRAEGIENLWARHAKMAEATRAAITAMGLKLFAQRPNNALTVIVVPEGIDGSATLKALEKQYGYKLADGQDNLKGQIWRLSHMGWCDPFDVLGALSALELTLLKSGFKLEPGAGVAAFQKKLAS, from the coding sequence ATGAAGCCTCGTCTGTTTACGCCTGGCCCGACCCCCGTACCGGAAGAGACGCTTTTGGAACTCGCCAAGCCGGTGACCTATCACCGGACAGCGGAACAAAAAGCGGCGCTCAATGAAGTGATGGAAGATCTGAAATATGTCTTCCAGACCAAGAATCCGGTCATCGTGCTGACCAGTTCGGGCACCGGCGGAATGGAAGCGGCCGTTTCTAATGTTCTTGCCCCAGGACAGAAGGCGATTCTGCTCACGGCGGGTCGCTGGGGCGAACGCTGGCGGGGCGTTTTAAAAGCCTTTGGGGCTAATCTGGTAATTGTGGAGCAACCCTACGGGAGCGCTGTCGATCCCCAGTTGTTGAAAGAGGCTCTCGAAAAGAATCCCGACACGGTGGCGGTTTATGCCACATTGAGTGAAACTTCCACGGGCGTAGGGCACGATATCGAAGCCTATGGCAAAATTGTCGCCGGAACAAAGGCCCTTCTCTGCGTCGATTCCATCTCCGGATTGGGGGCCATGGTTTGCAAAACCGATGAATGGCAGATCGATATCAACGTCAGCGGTTCGCAGAAAGCCCTGATGATGCCCCCTGGACTGGCTTACGTCTCGGTGAGCGACAAAGCCTGGAAGGTGATCGAATCCAATACCGCAACGCGTTCTTTTTACTTCGATCTCAAACGATATAAAGCCAAAATTGCCGAGAACGATACTCCCTTTACGCCGGCCAACACGCTCATCAAAGCCCAGCGGCTCAGCTTGAAGAGGATCCGTGCCGAGGGAATCGAAAATCTCTGGGCGCGGCATGCGAAGATGGCCGAGGCCACCCGGGCAGCGATTACCGCCATGGGCCTGAAGCTGTTTGCTCAACGGCCCAATAATGCCTTGACGGTTATCGTCGTTCCCGAGGGCATCGACGGCAGCGCCACACTCAAGGCTCTCGAAAAGCAGTACGGCTATAAACTGGCGGATGGACAGGACAATCTTAAAGGACAGATCTGGCGGCTCAGTCATATGGGCTGGTGCGATCCTTTCGATGTTCTCGGGGCTCTGTCGGCTCTCGAATTGACGCTACTGAAAAGTGGTTTCAAACTCGAACCGGGAGCAGGTGTGGCCGCCTTTCAGAAGAAACTGGCCAGTTAA